The Thunnus thynnus chromosome 2, fThuThy2.1, whole genome shotgun sequence genome includes a region encoding these proteins:
- the LOC137170343 gene encoding serine/threonine-protein phosphatase 2A catalytic subunit beta isoform yields MEDKSFTKELDQWIEQLNECKQLSENQVRTLCEKAKEILTKESNVQEVRCPVTVCGDVHGQFHDLMELFKIGGKSPDTNYLFMGDYVDRGYYSVETVTLLVTLKVRFQERITILRGNHESRQITQVYGFYDECLRKYGNANVWKYFTDLFDYLPLTALVDGQIFCLHGGLSPSIDTLDHIRALDRLQEVPHEGPMCDLLWSDPDDRGGWGISPRGAGYTFGQDISETFNHANGLTLVSRAHQLVMEGYNWGHDKNVVTIFSAPNYCYRCGNQAAIMELDDTLKYSFLQFDPAPRRGEPHVTRRTPDYFL; encoded by the exons ATGGAAGACAAATCTTTCACTAAAGAATTAGACCAATGGATCGAACAGCTAAACGAGTGTAAGCAGCTATCGGAAAACCAAGTCAGGACACTCTGCGAGAAG GCCAAGGAGATCCTGACCAAGGAGTCCAACGTCCAGGAG GTGCGATGCCCGGTGACGGTGTGCGGCGACGTTCACGGTCAGTTCCACGACCTGATGGAGCTGTTTAAGATCGGAGGCAAGTCTCCCGACACCAACTACCTGTTCATGGGAGACTACGTCGACAGAGGCTACTACTCCGTGGAGACGGTCACGCTGCTCGTCACGCTAAAG GTTCGTTTCCAGGAGCGAATCACCATCCTGCGAGGAAACCACGAGTCGCGGCAGATCACGCAGGTCTACGGCTTCTACGACGAGTGCCTGAGGAAGTACGGCAACGCCAACGTCTGGAAGTACTTCACAGACCTGTTCGACTACCTGCCGCTCACCGCGCTGGTCGACGGACAG atcTTCTGTCTCCACGGAGGGTTGTCTCCCTCCATAGACACTCTGGATCACATACGAGCTCTGGACCGCCTGCAAGAAGTCCCACatgag GGCCCCATGTGTGACCTGCTGTGGTCTGACCCCGATGACCGCGGTGGGTGGGGTATTTCCCCCCGAGGTGCCGGCTACACCTTCGGACAGGACATCTCTGAAACCTTCAACCACGCCAACGGCCTCACTCTGGTGTCCCGCGCCCATCAGCTCGTCATGGAG GGCTACAACTGGGGCCATGACAAGAACGTGGTGACCATCTTTAGTGCTCCAAACTACTGCTACCGCTGTGGAAACCAGGCAGCCATCATGGAACTGGACGACACCCTCAAATACTCTTT ccTTCAGTTTGACCCCGCCCCCCGCCGCGGCGAGCCCCACGTGACCAGACGCACTCCTGACTACTTCCTGTGA